A DNA window from Helianthus annuus cultivar XRQ/B chromosome 15, HanXRQr2.0-SUNRISE, whole genome shotgun sequence contains the following coding sequences:
- the LOC110909844 gene encoding uncharacterized protein LOC110909844, whose protein sequence is MLQGHPYLEFPDGTDAARHCQKLRRMHVGSHASIDWDAMEEIAETPRVRRFIPIDSPWHRLFDLAHTPTYRELLVEFLSSFTFHPPGEPVPLPYPGAPHPPEVSFRLAGVMRSMTLAQFAVHCGLYMQEEIETEIYTAGLVVVEKPTLVGFWQVIAGADHWEHEKSKGRVSFVRDPLYRYLHHLLATSISARGYSREWCTTTDLFFLYCLLYRRPCALAHGLAQYFASGHHRQERGFLYGGAYVTVIARSLGLVPHQDPHLRTPAIMPTRMGMQSLWGMRVIKRFPVGPRFKNREGGVWTEQALPEHFEPVHPPADPADVVPVEDPPEDLDGAAEPQPPPPAGAPQFPRHVIRGRAPGVALHPDVRARLDRLDDLKPTM, encoded by the exons ATGCTGCAGGGGCATCCATATCTTGAGTTTCCCGACGGCACTGACGCCGCCCGTCATTGCCAGAAGCTTAGGAGGATGCACGTTGGATCGCATGCATCGATCGACTGGGATGCGATGGAGGAGATTGCTGAGACGCCGAGAGTGCGTCGGTTTATACCTATCGATTCGCCGTGGCATCGTCTTTTTGATTTGGCGCACACGCCGACCTACAGGGAGCTGCTGGTCGAGTTCCTTTCGTCATTCACATTTCACCCTCCTGGGGAGCCAGTGCCGCTTCCGTACCCAGGTGCTCCCCATCCGCCTGAGGTTTCTTTCAGGCTTGCTGGCGTTATGCGTTCGATGACGCTAGCACAGTTTGCGGTGCATTGTGGTTTATACATGCAGGAGGAGATCGAGACTGAGATTTACACAGCGGGGCTAGTGGTGGTTGAAAAACCCACTCTTGTAGGGTTTTGGCAGGTGATTGCGGGGGCGGATCATTGGGAGCACGAAAAGTCGAAGGGGAGGGTGTCGTTTGTTAGGGACCCACTATACAG GTATCTGCACCATTTGCTCGCCACTTCTATTTCAGCGCGCGGCTACAGCCGTGAGTGGTGTACGACCACAGATCTTTTTTTCCTTTACTGTTTGTTGTATAGGAGGCCGTGCGCGCTAGCACACGGTCTAGCCCAGTACTTTGCCTCCGGCCATCACCGGCAGGAGCGCGGATTTTTGTATGGCGGGGCGTACGTGACCGTCATTGCCCGTTCATTGGGCCTCGTACCACACCAGGACCCACATCTACGGACGCCGGCCATCATGCCGACGCGGATGGGTATGCAGTCGCTATGGGGGATGAGGGTTATCAAGAGGTTCCCCGTTGGCCCGCGGTTTAAAAACCGCGAAGGGGGCGTATGGACAGAGCAGGCCTTACCAGAGCATTTCGAGCCCGTTCATCCTCCTGCAGATCCTGCTGATGTAGTGCCCGTGGAGGACCCTCCGGAGGATCTAGACGGTGCAGCGGAGCCACAGCCACCGCCACCTGCCGGGGCACCTCAGTTTCCACGTCACGTTATTCGAGGTCGTGCCCCAGGAGTTGCGCTACATCCGGATGTACGAGCCAGGCTTGACAGGCTCGACGATTTG AAACCCACCATGTAA
- the LOC110909845 gene encoding uncharacterized protein LOC110909845 — MFQHLLGKVSHKALDLLHGEAIRRLDVLERFNSSCGCQMWHSCGLPCACRIEKYMREERPIQLEDIDVFWRKLNFQSCKLIDDSLDVVEELDVVRQQLQSHPPAQQKSLLSKIKAVLTPTKSTKKPPVVQQNTRGRPTTKQVQERLDEASRIDEELRRSSFGDANTCFEGSRQSKYDKPRHSSYVPSQASQQSVIRSQKPKATLSRSKSSKKKETRDDHGFPLIIGDEYVGIIERFKSDIPPVFHPYVSCIRDVMPDGHCGFRSVAVGLGMDQSSWGLIRRDLVQEMDQNESIWFPIFEAWADGYFHTHRQGLIWDSVAGCGENHWMDFPFAGLLIAQTYGIGVHLLTTTMGASSTYFPILSPPANQQPLFITLTHVNENHFIHVKLEGDYPIPPAHGLWLTHRRPHTEQWEDMYLPRLEWYTSIMNPRPRSNPSLNYIDSYTEE; from the exons atgtttcaacacctacttggaaaagtatcccacaaagcccttgacttgttgcatggagaggcaattaggaggctagatgtcttggagcgctttaattcatcatgtggttgccaaATGTGGCACAGCTGTGGGTTGCCCTGTGCTTGTAGGATAGAAAAGTACATGCGTGAAG AGCGTCCGATTCAACTCGAAGACATAGACGTCTTCTGGCGGAAACTTAACttccaaagttgtaaattgatagACGACTCACTTGACGTGGTCGAAGAGCTAGATGTTGTTAGACAACAATTACAGTCGCACCCCCCAGCTCAGCAAAAAAGCCTGCTTTCAAAGATTAAAGCGGTGTTGACTCCAACGAAATCTACCAAGAAACCACCGGTTGTCCAACAAAATACTCGTGGCCGACCAACAACAAAGCAGGTACAAGAAAGGTTGGACGAGGCCTCTCGTATAGATGAAGAATTGAGGAGAAGCTCCTTCGGTGATGCAAACACGTGCTTTGAAGGTTCACGACAAAGTAAGTACGATAAACCTCGCCACAGCTCGTACGTTCCGTCTCAGGCCTCACAACAGTCGGttataaggtcccaaaaacccaaagcgaccctaagccgttcaaagagttctaagaagaaagagacacgAGATGATCACGGTTTTCCTTTAATCATTGGGGACGAGTACGTGGGAATCATCGAACGGTTTAAGTCTGACATTCCGCCAGTGTTCCATCCGTACGTCTCGTGCATACGAGATGTGATGCCGgacggtcattgtgggtttcgGTCTGTGGCTGTGGGCTTAGGGATGGATCAGAGTTCATGGGGGCTTATTAGGAGGGACCTTGTCCAAGAAATGGATCAGAACGAATCGATCTGGTTCCCAATATTTGAAGCATGGGCTGATGGTTATTTTCACACGCATCGTCAGGGCCTAATTTGGGATTCAGTGGCCGGTTGTGGGGAGAATCACTGGATGGACTTCCCCTTTGCAGGACTTCTTATTGCACAAACGTACGGTATCGGGGTGCACCTGTTAACGACAACCATGGGTGCGAGTTCCACTTACTTCCCAATACTAAGTCCTCCGGCTAATCAACAACCATTATTCATAACGCTTACACATGTTAACGAGAACCACTTCATACATGTTAAGCTGGAAGGGGATTATCCTATACCACCAGCACACGGGCTATGGTTGACCCACCGAAGACCCCATACAGAACAATGGGAAGATATGTACTTGCCACGTCTAGAATGGTATACATCGATAATGAATCCTCGGCCAAGATCAAACCCCAGTCTTAATTACATAGATAGTTACACGgaagaatga